A genome region from Pseudomonadota bacterium includes the following:
- a CDS encoding ISKra4 family transposase — protein MQSIEQTRREVERCFRAVLRTAERSGERDATAVEQALWASMLSLGAALMALFFALRMGRCWELGSRYRRGGREYEVVGFERTSIGTRFGKVELEQPVGRLLGDARAARDLPAQRQLGLMSGFTLPVVSTMARLCAQMAFEPARQLFEHVWRWRPSPRAVLRMVDALGTGARSFLEQAAAPVGDGEVLVVSVDGKGAPAISSKEYARRCRPRVKRKANARHRRRAKRNARPRGRRGPGNKSKNAKMAAVGVLYTLKRGADGKLDGPVHKRVYATFEGHRALFEWLVAEARKRGYGSKKFEKVLFVADGARVIWTLQQEFFADAETCLDFWHAVEKLWAAGKAVCRGTRRKRKALEAWVAEQKKRLRKGQLSKVLDELREHLEATAQTGPGNKFRREVLSSVLGHFEANAERMRYARLRRMDLDISSGVMEGAVRHLVGVRLDGPGMRWSRDRAEAVLHLRCVLINGMWADFERYLALRRLKLAPQPVPTRTHDAVPHKAA, from the coding sequence ATGCAGAGCATCGAGCAAACCCGTCGCGAAGTCGAGCGTTGCTTTCGAGCAGTACTGCGAACCGCCGAAAGGAGCGGCGAGCGCGACGCGACGGCGGTAGAGCAGGCGCTGTGGGCGAGCATGCTATCGCTGGGGGCGGCGTTGATGGCGCTGTTCTTCGCGCTGCGGATGGGCCGCTGTTGGGAGCTTGGCAGCCGCTATCGACGCGGCGGACGAGAGTACGAGGTGGTCGGCTTCGAGCGCACCAGCATCGGTACGCGCTTCGGCAAGGTCGAACTCGAGCAACCGGTGGGCCGGTTGCTCGGCGACGCGCGTGCGGCACGAGACCTGCCGGCGCAGCGACAGCTGGGGCTGATGTCGGGCTTCACGCTGCCGGTAGTCAGCACGATGGCCCGGCTGTGCGCGCAGATGGCGTTCGAGCCGGCGCGTCAACTGTTCGAGCACGTCTGGCGATGGCGTCCGAGCCCTCGGGCGGTGTTGCGGATGGTGGACGCGTTGGGCACTGGTGCACGTAGCTTTCTGGAGCAGGCCGCGGCACCGGTCGGCGACGGCGAGGTGCTGGTGGTGAGCGTCGACGGCAAGGGCGCGCCGGCGATCTCGAGCAAGGAGTACGCCCGCCGCTGCCGGCCGCGGGTAAAGCGCAAAGCCAACGCTCGTCATCGGCGCCGAGCCAAGCGCAACGCGCGGCCGCGCGGGCGGCGCGGGCCCGGCAACAAGAGCAAGAACGCGAAGATGGCAGCGGTAGGCGTGCTGTATACACTCAAGCGTGGCGCGGACGGCAAGCTCGACGGCCCGGTCCACAAGCGTGTGTACGCCACCTTCGAAGGTCACCGGGCGTTGTTCGAATGGCTCGTGGCCGAGGCGCGCAAACGCGGCTACGGTAGCAAGAAGTTCGAAAAGGTGTTGTTCGTTGCCGACGGGGCTCGCGTCATCTGGACGTTGCAACAGGAGTTCTTTGCCGACGCCGAGACATGCCTGGACTTCTGGCACGCGGTCGAAAAGCTCTGGGCAGCGGGCAAGGCGGTGTGCCGCGGCACTCGGCGAAAACGCAAGGCCCTCGAAGCCTGGGTGGCCGAGCAGAAAAAGCGACTGCGCAAGGGGCAACTGTCGAAGGTACTGGACGAGCTGCGCGAGCACTTGGAGGCCACCGCCCAGACCGGCCCCGGCAACAAGTTCCGCCGCGAAGTCCTCAGCTCGGTGCTCGGCCACTTCGAGGCCAACGCCGAGCGGATGCGCTACGCGCGCCTGCGGCGCATGGACCTCGACATCTCCAGCGGCGTCATGGAGGGCGCCGTGCGCCATCTCGTCGGTGTTCGCCTCGACGGGCCCGGCATGCGCTGGAGCCGCGACCGCGCCGAGGCTGTGCTGCACCTGCGCTGCGTGCTCATCAACGGCATGTGGGCTGACTTCGAGCGCTATCTCGCCCTGCGCCGACTCAAGCTCGCCCCGCAACCGGTGCCGACTCGCACACATGACGCCGTCCCCCACAAGGCCGCGTGA